The proteins below come from a single Miscanthus floridulus cultivar M001 chromosome 1, ASM1932011v1, whole genome shotgun sequence genomic window:
- the LOC136498473 gene encoding protein COP1 SUPPRESSOR 2-like isoform X2 — protein MPRNFRKRGIEPDTDDRSDDEDTRRVALEEIKYMQKLRERKLGIPSGPAASSTNGSSARGRVGSGAAAAGEAEKEDLVLQDTFAQETAVTIEDPNMLRYVETELAKKRGKMVDVGHKEEMDHVDELYTVPDHLKVKKKNSEESSTQWTTGIAEVQLPIEYKLRNIEETEAAKKVLQEKRLRILGCTKIMILGLVEVQEANQQILKKQMVLVQDGEKLRVMRSCLSVSANEKNSVHFEDSQS, from the exons ATGCCGAGAAACTTCCGCAAGCGGGGCATCGAGCCGGACACTGACGACCGCTCCGACGACGAGGACACTCGCCG CGTCGCCCTCGAGGAGATCAAGTACATGCAGAAGCTCCGGGAGAGGAAGCTGGGTATCCCCTCCGGCCCCGCCGCCTCATCCACTAACGGGTCCTCCGCCCGTGGTCGAGTGGGCAGTGGGGCAGCGGCCGCCGGCGAGGCTGAGAAGGAGGAcctcgtcctccaggacaccTTCGCTCAGGAGACCGCCGTCACCATCGAGGACCCCAACAT GTTGAGGTATGTGGAGaccgagctggcgaagaagaGGGGTAAGATGGTTGATGTGGGACACAAGGAAGAGATGGACCATGTGGACGAGCTCTACACCGTGCCAGACCACCTCAAG gtgaagaagaagaactcAGAGGAGAGCTCGACACAATGGACCACTGGCATTGCTGAAGTTCAGCTGCCCATTGA GTACAAATTAAGAAATATCGAAGAAACTGAGGCAGCTAAAAAGGTGCTGCAAGAGAAAAGGCTT AGAATCCTGGGTTGTACAAAGATAATGATTCTCGGCCTAGTGGAAGTTCAGGAGGCAAATCAACAGATACTAAAAAAACAGATGGTGTTGGTGCAGGACGGAGAGAAGCTGCGAGTGATGAGATCATGCTTGAGCGTTTCCGCAAACGAGAAAAATTCCGTGCACTTCGAAGATAGCCAGAGCTGA
- the LOC136498473 gene encoding protein COP1 SUPPRESSOR 2-like isoform X1, with translation MPRNFRKRGIEPDTDDRSDDEDTRRVALEEIKYMQKLRERKLGIPSGPAASSTNGSSARGRVGSGAAAAGEAEKEDLVLQDTFAQETAVTIEDPNMLRYVETELAKKRGKMVDVGHKEEMDHVDELYTVPDHLKVKKKNSEESSTQWTTGIAEVQLPIEYKLRNIEETEAAKKVLQEKRLVSKPKSDSNIPSSYSADYFHRGKEYDEKLRRENPGLYKDNDSRPSGSSGGKSTDTKKTDGVGAGRREAASDEIMLERFRKREKFRALRR, from the exons ATGCCGAGAAACTTCCGCAAGCGGGGCATCGAGCCGGACACTGACGACCGCTCCGACGACGAGGACACTCGCCG CGTCGCCCTCGAGGAGATCAAGTACATGCAGAAGCTCCGGGAGAGGAAGCTGGGTATCCCCTCCGGCCCCGCCGCCTCATCCACTAACGGGTCCTCCGCCCGTGGTCGAGTGGGCAGTGGGGCAGCGGCCGCCGGCGAGGCTGAGAAGGAGGAcctcgtcctccaggacaccTTCGCTCAGGAGACCGCCGTCACCATCGAGGACCCCAACAT GTTGAGGTATGTGGAGaccgagctggcgaagaagaGGGGTAAGATGGTTGATGTGGGACACAAGGAAGAGATGGACCATGTGGACGAGCTCTACACCGTGCCAGACCACCTCAAG gtgaagaagaagaactcAGAGGAGAGCTCGACACAATGGACCACTGGCATTGCTGAAGTTCAGCTGCCCATTGA GTACAAATTAAGAAATATCGAAGAAACTGAGGCAGCTAAAAAGGTGCTGCAAGAGAAAAGGCTTGTGAGTAAACCAAAATCAGATTCAAACATTCCTTCAAGTTACAGTGCTGATTATTTCCACCGTGGTAAAGAATATGATGAGAAACTGCGAAGAG AGAATCCTGGGTTGTACAAAGATAATGATTCTCGGCCTAGTGGAAGTTCAGGAGGCAAATCAACAGATACTAAAAAAACAGATGGTGTTGGTGCAGGACGGAGAGAAGCTGCGAGTGATGAGATCATGCTTGAGCGTTTCCGCAAACGAGAAAAATTCCGTGCACTTCGAAGATAG
- the LOC136498490 gene encoding uncharacterized protein isoform X1 — protein MGGRGGGGGGRKARNFATFRLFPRAGAADPNDRVFVRVDNNDYTVPGFADEDSFDSSLSDPSAGDGNFHSASGPLPEHVRREILELGLPDDGYNYLSHLRELRPAAAAASSFVPSSTARPEPLPLDVKAYDASRVRVGPSDGELDEGKTMCKVAAKTAPVRRIEKAVDPDVARLLDESDVSHVGSEDEGLEEDFVIIANRAEGEELEEEDIEEMEEWNGVLSDVEEEFDFEEDEPKPRVRRLLDEQFDLLALEEYGDSDDDDRVVKDGEYELPSEAIDELKLFQSQNVCVDEEYRTPADFVRQKQDSNTADDVDESARVIKKCAEYAERYLNESAEEEVAVLVSESSEESEIWDCETIVSTFSNLDNHPGKIETPGIPRKRLPRVFPGETTTTNDIIKLHGKEKLPVEYLPQRRRNGEKKKVKPVEASVTDKFKKGAENETKEEKKARKAAVKEEKKEARKAKKELKGLYKSETQKAQKVAAVTGPSSIRLM, from the exons atgggaggaagaggaggaggcggcggcggccgcaaGGCCCGCAACTTCGCGACCTTCCGCCTCTTCCcgcgcgccggcgccgccgacCCCAACGACCGCGTCTTCGTCCGCGTCGACAACAACGACTACACCGTCCCCGGGTTCGCCGACGAGGACTCCTTCGACTCATCCCTGTCCGACCCCTCCGCCGGCGATGGCAACTTCCACTCCGCCTCCGGTCCCCTCCCGGAACACGTCCGCCGCGAGATCCTCGAGCTCGGCCTCCCCGACGATGGTTACAACTACCTCTCCCACCTCCGCGAGCTccgtcccgccgccgccgccgcctcatccTTCGTCCCCAGCTCCACCGCTCGCCCCGAGCCCCTCCCGCTCGATGTCAAG GCTTATGATGCAAGTAGGGTACGGGTTGGTCCCAGCGACGGTGAACTGGACGAGGGGAAGACGATGTGTAAGGTGGCTGCCAAGACTGCACCAGTGAGGCGAATTGAGAAGGCTGTCGACCCAGATGTCGCCAGGTTGCTCGATGAGAGCGATGTGTCTCATGTTGGGTCTGAGGATGAGGGGCTGGAGGAAGATTTTGTCATCATAGCTAACCGGGCTGAGGGggaggagttggaggaagaagaCATAGAAGAGATGGAAGAGTGGAATGGTGTTTTGAGTGATGTGGAAGAGGAGTTCGATTTTGAGGAGGATGAGCCAAAGCCAAGAGTGAGACGATTGTTGGATGAACAATTTGATCTG CTTGCATTGGAAGAATATGgagacagtgatgatgatgacaggGTTGTTAAAGATGGGGAATATGAACTGCCAAGTGAGGCTATAGATGAACTAAAATTGTTCCAAAGTCAGAATGTATGTGTTGATGAAGAATATAGAACACCAGCAGATTTTGTTCGTCAAAAACAGGACTCAAACACAGCAGATGATGTGGATGAATCTGCTCGTGTGATAAAAAAATGTGCTGAATACGCTGAAAGATATTTGAATGAAAGTGCAGAAGAAGAGGTGGCTGTACTTGTTTCGGAAAGCAGTGAGGAATCTGAAATTTGGGACTGTGAGACCATTGTTTCCACATTCTCTAACCTTGATAATCATCCTGGGAAAATTGAAACTCCAGGAATTCCTAGAAAGCGGCTCCCTAGAGTTTTCCCTGGAGAAACAACTACGACAAATGACATCATCAAGCTTCATGGGAAAGAGAAACTGCCAGTAGAATACCTGCCACAGAGGAGAAGAAATGGTGAAAAGAAGAAAGTAAAGCCTGTAGAAGCTTCTGTCACTGATAAATTTAAAAAAGGTGCTGAGAACGAAACAAAAGAGGAGAAGAAGGCAAGAAAG GCAGCagtgaaagaagaaaagaaagaagcccGGAAAGCAAAGAAAGAGCTCAAAGGCCTGTATAAATCAGAAACACAGAAGGCTCAGAAAGTTGCTGCTGTTACTGGACCATCTTCCATACGATTAAT GTGA
- the LOC136498490 gene encoding uncharacterized protein isoform X2, producing the protein MGGRGGGGGGRKARNFATFRLFPRAGAADPNDRVFVRVDNNDYTVPGFADEDSFDSSLSDPSAGDGNFHSASGPLPEHVRREILELGLPDDGYNYLSHLRELRPAAAAASSFVPSSTARPEPLPLDVKAYDASRVRVGPSDGELDEGKTMCKVAAKTAPVRRIEKAVDPDVARLLDESDVSHVGSEDEGLEEDFVIIANRAEGEELEEEDIEEMEEWNGVLSDVEEEFDFEEDEPKPRVRRLLDEQFDLLALEEYGDSDDDDRVVKDGEYELPSEAIDELKLFQSQNVCVDEEYRTPADFVRQKQDSNTADDVDESARVIKKCAEYAERYLNESAEEEVAVLVSESSEESEIWDCETIVSTFSNLDNHPGKIETPGIPRKRLPRVFPGETTTTNDIIKLHGKEKLPVEYLPQRRRNGEKKKVKPVEASVTDKFKKGAENETKEEKKARKAAVKEEKKEARKAKKELKGLYKSETQKAQKVAAVTGPSSIRLM; encoded by the exons atgggaggaagaggaggaggcggcggcggccgcaaGGCCCGCAACTTCGCGACCTTCCGCCTCTTCCcgcgcgccggcgccgccgacCCCAACGACCGCGTCTTCGTCCGCGTCGACAACAACGACTACACCGTCCCCGGGTTCGCCGACGAGGACTCCTTCGACTCATCCCTGTCCGACCCCTCCGCCGGCGATGGCAACTTCCACTCCGCCTCCGGTCCCCTCCCGGAACACGTCCGCCGCGAGATCCTCGAGCTCGGCCTCCCCGACGATGGTTACAACTACCTCTCCCACCTCCGCGAGCTccgtcccgccgccgccgccgcctcatccTTCGTCCCCAGCTCCACCGCTCGCCCCGAGCCCCTCCCGCTCGATGTCAAG GCTTATGATGCAAGTAGGGTACGGGTTGGTCCCAGCGACGGTGAACTGGACGAGGGGAAGACGATGTGTAAGGTGGCTGCCAAGACTGCACCAGTGAGGCGAATTGAGAAGGCTGTCGACCCAGATGTCGCCAGGTTGCTCGATGAGAGCGATGTGTCTCATGTTGGGTCTGAGGATGAGGGGCTGGAGGAAGATTTTGTCATCATAGCTAACCGGGCTGAGGGggaggagttggaggaagaagaCATAGAAGAGATGGAAGAGTGGAATGGTGTTTTGAGTGATGTGGAAGAGGAGTTCGATTTTGAGGAGGATGAGCCAAAGCCAAGAGTGAGACGATTGTTGGATGAACAATTTGATCTG CTTGCATTGGAAGAATATGgagacagtgatgatgatgacaggGTTGTTAAAGATGGGGAATATGAACTGCCAAGTGAGGCTATAGATGAACTAAAATTGTTCCAAAGTCAGAATGTATGTGTTGATGAAGAATATAGAACACCAGCAGATTTTGTTCGTCAAAAACAGGACTCAAACACAGCAGATGATGTGGATGAATCTGCTCGTGTGATAAAAAAATGTGCTGAATACGCTGAAAGATATTTGAATGAAAGTGCAGAAGAAGAGGTGGCTGTACTTGTTTCGGAAAGCAGTGAGGAATCTGAAATTTGGGACTGTGAGACCATTGTTTCCACATTCTCTAACCTTGATAATCATCCTGGGAAAATTGAAACTCCAGGAATTCCTAGAAAGCGGCTCCCTAGAGTTTTCCCTGGAGAAACAACTACGACAAATGACATCATCAAGCTTCATGGGAAAGAGAAACTGCCAGTAGAATACCTGCCACAGAGGAGAAGAAATGGTGAAAAGAAGAAAGTAAAGCCTGTAGAAGCTTCTGTCACTGATAAATTTAAAAAAGGTGCTGAGAACGAAACAAAAGAGGAGAAGAAGGCAAGAAAG GCAGCagtgaaagaagaaaagaaagaagcccGGAAAGCAAAGAAAGAGCTCAAAGGCCTGTATAAATCAGAAACACAGAAGGCTCAGAAAGTTGCTGCTGTTACTGGACCATCTTCCATACGATTAATGTAA
- the LOC136498508 gene encoding heavy metal-associated isoprenylated plant protein 43-like gives MPDCKKIVLKVDVVGDACKAKAMSTVAKFQGVKSVAVDGEGTLTVVGEVDVVRVARALSKARFEARVLSVGPEKQPDNSPPKKPDEAAKKPAADQEAKKPPPPPCCAGCSACRPPPVLVPAHAHPFPGAVVCYEEQAAGNGCVIL, from the exons ATGCCCGACTGCAAG AAGATTGTGCTGAAGGTGGACGTCGTCGGCGATGCGTGCAAGGCCAAAGCCATGAGCACCGTCGCCAAGTTCCAGG GCGTGAAGTCGGTGGCGGTGGACGGGGAGGGGACGCTGACGGTGGTGGGGGAGGTGGACGTGGTGCGCGTGGCCAGGGCGCTAAGCAAGGCCAGGTTCGAGGCGCGCGTCCTCAGCGTCGGCCCGGAGAAGCAGCCCGACAACAGCCCGCCCAAGAAGCCCGACGAGGCCGCCAAGAAACCCGCCGCCGACCAGGAGGCcaagaagccgccgccgccgccgtgctgcgCCGGCTGCAGCGCCTGCCGTCCACCACCGGTTCTGGTCCCGGCGCACGCGCATCCTTTCCCCGGTGCCGTGGTGTGCTACGAGGAGCAGGCCGCGGGCAACGGGTGCGTCATCCTCTGA